Proteins encoded by one window of Vigna radiata var. radiata cultivar VC1973A chromosome 5, Vradiata_ver6, whole genome shotgun sequence:
- the LOC106761087 gene encoding F-box protein GID2-like, giving the protein MKRPHPSTSVHRDDTRMKKAKAVVIENGEEEEVEPVEGLGRFDDNLLFEVLKHVNARTLAMAGCVNKQWHETAQDERLWELICTKQWANTGCGEQQLRSVVLALGGFRRLHALYLFPLSKPQTSLSSSSSSTSSSPWGPTIPQVIRSKPLRLGKDEVHLSLSLLSIRYYEKMNFNNRTR; this is encoded by the coding sequence ATGAAGCGTCCACATCCGTCAACCTCCGTCCACCGTGACGACACCAGGATGAAGAAGGCCAAGGCGGTGGTGATAGAGAATGGGGAAGAGGAGGAGGTGGAGCCCGTAGAGGGATTAGGACGTTTCGACGATAACCTGCTGTTTGAGGTTTTGAAGCATGTGAACGCGCGTACTCTAGCTATGGCAGGGTGTGTGAACAAGCAGTGGCACGAGACGGCCCAGGACGAGAGGCTGTGGGAACTGATCTGTACGAAGCAGTGGGCGAACACTGGCTGCGGAGAGCAACAGCTAAGATCGGTGGTTCTCGCCCTCGGTGGCTTCCGTCGCCTCCACGCTCTTTATCTCTTTCCCCTTTCCAAGCCTCAGACATCtctctcatcttcatcttcatcaacctCCTCCTCTCCTTGGGGTCCCACCATTCCTCAGGTCATTCGATCGAAGCCCCTACGTTTGGGGAAGGACGAGGTTCACCTCTCTCTTTCGCTTCTCTCCATTCGTTACTATGAGAAGATGAATTTCAATAACCGAACTAGATGA
- the LOC106761153 gene encoding MFP1 attachment factor 1, with protein MSEPENAPEPQSEQDSVSPSKLPTQDQPAAAAAKLGPASVTFTIWPPTQRTRDAVINRLIETLSSPSVLSKRYGTMPPEEASAAAHQIENEAFAVAGGSSTSDSDGIEILQVYSKEISKRMLDTVKSKATTGSTAVDNGVAENPTSEVAPTPAAESDPAAAAESET; from the coding sequence ATGTCCGAACCGGAAAACGCACCCGAACCCCAATCGGAGCAAGACTCCGTCTCGCCGTCGAAGCTGCCTACCCAAGACCAacccgccgccgccgccgccaagCTCGGCCCCGCTAGCGTCACCTTCACCATTTGGCCTCCCACTCAGCGCACGCGCGATGCCGTCATCAACCGCCTGATCGAAACCCTGTCCTCCCCATCCGTCCTCTCCAAGCGCTACGGGACAATGCCTCCCGAGGAGGCCTCTGCTGCCGCGCACCAGATCGAGAACGAGGCCTTCGCCGTCGCTGGCGGCTCCTCCACCTCTGATAGCGACGGGATCGAGATCCTCCAGGTTTACTCGAAGGAGATCAGCAAACGGATGCTCGACACCGTCAAGTCCAAAGCCACCACCGGCTCTACCGCCGTCGATAACGGTGTTGCTGAGAATCCTACCTCCGAAGTTGCTCCTACCCCTGCCGCAGAGAGCGATCCTGCCGCTGCTGCCGAGTCCGAAACCTGA